One Aciduliprofundum boonei T469 genomic region harbors:
- a CDS encoding HAD family hydrolase produces MRCWIFDVDDTLVKYVGFNLYEWYEFIALPVAEKYSIPLDFSVWKGMIDGKVSRRYSENFGVPAETFWKEVDVRNLEYRKLMYRQNRLKLYNDVKAIAYLNGYKIAWSASSKDCINYVLTIFNIASLFDFVIGKDYENYKYIEDVKPSPKFIEIIKERFKCEDCIVIGDSERDMLAARKGGCIGVLVRGKEIKYADFKIDSLWELQNKKFL; encoded by the coding sequence GTGAGATGCTGGATATTTGATGTGGATGATACTCTCGTGAAATATGTTGGTTTTAATCTTTATGAATGGTACGAATTTATAGCCCTACCAGTTGCAGAGAAATACAGCATTCCATTGGATTTCTCAGTGTGGAAGGGTATGATTGATGGAAAGGTGAGCAGAAGGTATAGTGAGAATTTTGGTGTTCCCGCTGAAACATTCTGGAAAGAAGTGGATGTAAGGAATCTTGAGTATCGCAAATTGATGTACAGGCAAAACAGGTTAAAATTGTACAATGATGTAAAGGCCATTGCATACCTGAATGGATATAAAATTGCGTGGAGTGCATCCTCCAAAGATTGCATAAATTATGTTCTCACCATATTTAACATCGCATCACTCTTTGATTTTGTCATTGGCAAGGATTACGAGAATTACAAGTACATAGAGGATGTAAAGCCATCCCCCAAGTTCATAGAGATAATAAAGGAGAGATTCAAATGCGAGGATTGTATCGTGATAGGCGATAGCGAGAGAGATATGTTGGCAGCAAGAAAAGGAGGATGCATAGGAGTTTTGGTTAGGGGAAAAGAGATCAAATATGCAGATTTCAAAATAGATTCATTGTGGGAACTTCAAAATAAAAAGTTTTTATAG